Genomic window (Candidatus Margulisiibacteriota bacterium):
GAGAACTAATAGTTAAACTTGACAATAATCATTGTGATACAACTTATGAGTTCTTTCAACAGGTTCTTCTAATTATTCCATTAGGGTTATTGATTCTAAAGCTATAAACCTCTTGTATCGTTGATAACCAAATTACAAAAAATAATTGTTTGACATGCTGTTTTTTTTCTGGTTTTAGAGTGCCCCATCAAAAGCAAAAGGAGGCACATTATGGAAGTTAGGTTACAAGTCAGAAAACATATCGGGGTTATAGGTTCTAGGTCGTTACCATCCAGCCAGTCTGGCTTGGTTGGTTCAGTTGTGGAAGACCTGCTTAAACGCAAATGCCATATAGCCAGTGGCGGTGCTATTGGTGCAGACGAGTATTGTCTTAGCCAGTTAGTCCATGTTGGCGAGAGTAGCAAAGGCACCCTGTACAGTCCTTGGAGTACCTATGAGGGTTTTCCAGTCAAAGTCCGTGCACTCACTAGGCAGTTCAAGCAGTACGGTGGTTCAGTTATCTGGGGAAGTCTACAAGGGAAGGAAGAATATTCCATAGTTCGCACTGGGCTGTTACAACGTAACATGCGGTTAATCGAGGCTGTATCTGGCATAGTTGCCTTTTTGCATGGCGAGAGCAAGGGAAGTTTGTTCACTATCCGCAAGGCACTTGCTGGTCAGTTGCCTGTGGTTATCTTCTGTTCAGAATGTTCACTTCCAGAATTCCCAAATATCAAATGGAAGCCACTTAGGTGTGGCGGTTGCTGGGAAGGCGCATATAAAGCCGTCTACCTTAAGTAGACGGCTAGTGAAAAGTAAAAAGTGAAAGGTGAAAAGAAATGACTAAAACAGAATTAAAAAGATATTTAATAAAACAGTTCGAATATAGTTATGAGCGCAAGCGTTCATTGGAGAATTGGTTAATCCGGTTTGTTTGTAATGACCGAGGATATGCTCCACAAGGCAAGCTAACAGATATTATTACTCATGGTTGTATTAGTGGTTGTGTTGGCAGTCTTATTTATACTTCTGACTGTATTAAATTCTATACCAAATACGAGGAACAAATCTGGAATCTAATCTGTGAATTTCGAGAAAGCACAGGACAAACATTAGGACAATTTCTGGATTCTTTTAGTCGTAGCATAGAAGACAATGACAATCTCAAGGTTTATCTTGGTTGGTTTGCTATAGAACAGACAGCTTATAAGCTGTTAAACACCTTGAAAAGTAATTAATCATGGAAGATAAATTCAAAGTAGCTTTATACATCCGAGTATCAACAGAGCGTCAGGCTAATGAAGGGGATTCTTTGGAAGAACAAGAAAAGGAGCTAAAGAAGTTTTGTGATTTCCGTAATTATCAGATACTTAACATCTATATTGAACGTGGCAAATCTGGCGGGAATACCAACCGTCCAGAATACCAGAAGTTAATAAAGGATATAGAAAAACAGAAAATCAAAGCAGTCATAGTCAAAAAGCTAGACCGGCTGAGCCGGTCTTTAATGGATTTTGAAAACCTCATGAACCTAATGAATAAAAAAGAAGTTGAGTTTATTAGCATCAAAGAAAACTTCGACACAACAACAGCTATGGGTAAAGCCATGCTCCGTGTAGCTCTGGTTTTTGCCCAATTGGAACGGGAACAAACTTCAGAACGCATATCAGATGTCATGGGTCACAGAGCTAGCCTAGGGTTATTTAATGGTGGTCGCAGAATATATGGCTATTCCATTATTGAAAAGGAATTAGTCCCATACCCTAAAGAAAAACAGATTCTAGAAGTAATCTTTCAGAAATTCCTAGAAACCCATTCCACTTGTGCAGTTGCTAATTTCTTAAATGAAAATAACCTTAAAAATAGAGATAATAAACCATGGGATATGCGACAAATATATAGTTTACTTCAACAAAAAGCATATATAGGTAAAGTCATCTGGAACAACCAAGTTTATAACGGTATCCATCAACCCCTTATTTCTAAAATTACTTTTGAGAAAGTACAGGAAATAATCCAAACAAAAAATTACAGAAAAAGCATCTATCCCAATTCTCTCTTGCTAGCTAAAAAAGTTTATTGTTTATGGTGTGGCTCCCCCCTTACCCCCAGCCACACCATAAACAAACAGAAGAAAAAGTATTTCTATTACAGATGTACAGGTTCTAAAA
Coding sequences:
- a CDS encoding DNA-processing protein DprA, encoding MEVRLQVRKHIGVIGSRSLPSSQSGLVGSVVEDLLKRKCHIASGGAIGADEYCLSQLVHVGESSKGTLYSPWSTYEGFPVKVRALTRQFKQYGGSVIWGSLQGKEEYSIVRTGLLQRNMRLIEAVSGIVAFLHGESKGSLFTIRKALAGQLPVVIFCSECSLPEFPNIKWKPLRCGGCWEGAYKAVYLK
- a CDS encoding recombinase family protein — its product is MEDKFKVALYIRVSTERQANEGDSLEEQEKELKKFCDFRNYQILNIYIERGKSGGNTNRPEYQKLIKDIEKQKIKAVIVKKLDRLSRSLMDFENLMNLMNKKEVEFISIKENFDTTTAMGKAMLRVALVFAQLEREQTSERISDVMGHRASLGLFNGGRRIYGYSIIEKELVPYPKEKQILEVIFQKFLETHSTCAVANFLNENNLKNRDNKPWDMRQIYSLLQQKAYIGKVIWNNQVYNGIHQPLISKITFEKVQEIIQTKNYRKSIYPNSLLLAKKVYCLWCGSPLTPSHTINKQKKKYFYYRCTGSK